One part of the Aricia agestis chromosome Z, ilAriAges1.1, whole genome shotgun sequence genome encodes these proteins:
- the LOC121738684 gene encoding transcription factor Sox-9-A-like, translating into MSRFPPGPMSWKEERGDKLEINEAVGKLLQSFNYDTIVAQPSKGGGCSRRAHVKRPMNAFMVFAQAMRRRLSEQRPSLHNAELSKSLGSMWKNLSDDEKLPFIKEAEKLRTEHKREHPDYKYQPRRRKPPPATARLKREPSPERSQIDFSRIEVDGALLADGPLDGAELDQYLKPAQTPDYHEMQPRYIPHTLPSHPPPLYSPVPPHIHPPCTDWQFYAGHP; encoded by the exons ATGAGCCGCTTCCCGCCTGGACCTATGAGCTGGAAGGAGGAGAGAGGGGACAAGCTGGAGATCAACGAAGCTGTCGGCAAGCTGCTGCAGTCCTTCAACTATGACACCATCGTGGCTCAGCCTTCcaa GGGCGGTGGATGTTCGAGGCGCGCGCACGTGAAGCGGCCGATGAACGCGTTCATGGTGTTCGCGCAGGCGATGCGCCGCCGCCTGTCCGAGCAGCGGCCCAGCCTCCACAACGCAGAGCTCAGCAAGTCCCTCGGATCCATGTGGAA GAACTTAAGCGACGACGAGAAGCTACCGTTCATTAAGGAGGCAGAGAAATTAAGAACGGAGCATAAACGTGAGCATCCCGATTACAAATACCAGCCCCGCAGGCGCAAACCGCCCCCGGCGACTGCGCGACTCAAGCGTGAACCCTCGCCTGAGCGCTCCCAAATAGACTTCTCCCGTATCGAAGTAGACGGGGCTTTACTCGCAGACGGGCCGTTAGATGGTGCCGAGCTGGACCAGTATCTCAAGCCAGCCCAAACGCCGGACTACCACGAGATGCAGCCCCGCTACATCCCACATACCCTGCCGAGTCACCCGCCGCCGCTGTATAGCCCAGTACCACCGCACATACACCCGCCTTGCACGGACTGGCAGTTCTACGCGGGGCATCCATGA